Proteins found in one Quercus robur chromosome 2, dhQueRobu3.1, whole genome shotgun sequence genomic segment:
- the LOC126711754 gene encoding probable inactive heme oxygenase 2, chloroplastic: protein MSLWKTTVQQPLLLLQLQQQQHSTPMHSSSFISTNTMNQKKKSTSNRRALILCCSGSNTSSYSPSPSISTTTTTTSAPPIIKRRKRYRRQYPGESIGITEEMRFVAMRLRNVKGKKYTKDSLSEDEKEDDNLGSDNDNDGDDDGGVTWQPSMEGFLNYLVDSKLVFNTVERIVDESSHVAYAYFRKTGLERSEALEKDLDWLGQQGFVIPEPSGPGISYAKYLGELSEKSAPLFMCHFYNIYFSHIAGGQVIARQVSEKLLEGRELEFFRWEGNDAELIKDVREKLNMLGEHWCRDEKNRCLKEATKAFRFLGQIVRLIIL, encoded by the exons ATGTCGTTATGGAAGACGACGGTGCAGCAACCTCTTCTACTACtacaactacaacaacaacaacactcAACGCCAatgcattcttcttccttcatttcAACGAACACGATGaatcagaagaagaagagtacGAGTAACAGAAGAGCCCTAATTCTATGTTGTTCTGGTTCCAACACGTCGTCGTATTCACCATCTCCGTCgatttcaacaacaacaacaacaaccagtGCTCCGCCAATTATAAAGCGGAGGAAGAGGTATAGGAGGCAGTATCCAGGAGAAAGCATAGGAATCACTGAAGAGATGAGGTTCGTTGCTATGAGACTCCGAAACGTTAAAGGCAAAAAATACACTAAAGATTCACTCAGTGAAGACGAAAAAGAAGACGATAATTTAGGTTCAGACAACGataatgatggtgatgatgatggagGAGTGACGTGGCAGCCCAGCATGGAAGGGTTCCTCAATTATTTGGTTGATAGCAAGCTCGTCTTCAACACTGTAGAGCGCATTGTCGATGAATCCAGTCACGTTGCCT atGCCTATTTCAGAAAAACTGGATTGGAACGATCAGAAGCTCTTGAAAAAGATTTAGATTGGCTTGGGCAGCAGGGCTTTGTGATTCCTGAACCTAGCGGTCCGGGGATTTCTTATGCCAAGTATTTGGGGGAACTTTCAGAGAAGAGTGCCCCATTGTTCATGTGCCATttctacaatatatatttttcgcATATAGCAGGAGGTCAAGTGATAGCAAGACAG GTTTCTGAGAAGCTCCTAGAAGGAAGGGAGTTGGAATTCTTCAGATGGGAGGGCAATGATGCAGAGTTGATAAAAGATGTTCGTGAGAAGCTCAACATGCTTGGCGAG CACTGGTGTCGTGATGAGAAAAACAGATGCCTAAAAGAAGCAACAAAGGCATTTCGTTTCCTGGGGCAGATTGTCCGCTTGATCATCTTATGA
- the LOC126711712 gene encoding uncharacterized protein LOC126711712 isoform X2 yields MSPSAVEEGRSMLVAAIMDIVTSSCDSSDKVSFQPSLPGHAETGDIAAAIQVLEEGGIHLDESNANQDDEDGGNGIKGIGMKIFGGTTVLGLSRTSELMELGIGETNHVQSARHAPKAFFLQNKHNGSLMQANNLSSAVVPGLWDDLHCEHVSVPFAAWALANWATASEVNRSHIQELDQDGHAVMTALVAPERSVKWHGSLVARLLLEDRNLPLNDSVSDWSSSLLSTISQASKNEDISLALVALSAFQVSVERSPEAKKIVMEKGLHLMRDTAKRLTKHKHVQDALAKALELICTGNMHLSLEESQKWSGILLPWIFGKNSSDTVRSSAKKILSHILEDYGPSSVPISQGWLAILLIEILGSAKTSAKGNTQPKNDKVKTKIDQSNILSASQIANQLAVAVVNLAVKQLGTATGSVDTFPLADLLSLEPFVGPLKNLKKDSLAKFDAADSASATLKGIKALTEICAEEPQFQEKITDFGVLCLLRRFLLCDDYEKLAAIEAYDASRTLEAQDRVPNGHGESPISDTNDSSSVRVPATAHIRKHAARLLAILSLLPKAQKVIMADETWCKWLEDCANGKSPGCSDPKIQSYARATLLNIFCNHQIDKDHVNKNLPDTGVSNRDNNCPRYKDMVFLINPELPHWKCPEQVDQDNVRRDKSSTLATTVASEGTPVNTPRNDGSFSSSVDYAGSQSELPLLDVVFVHGIRGGAYRSWRIAEDKTSTTSGLVEKIDEEAGKLGTFWPGEWLSSDIPQVRMFTLKYKTNLTQWSGASLPLQEVSSMLLEKLVAAGIGNRPVVFVTHSMGGLVVKQMLHKAKAENIDNLVNNTAGVVFYSCPHFGSKLADMPWRMGLVFRPAPTIGELRSGSPRLVELNDYIRDLHKKGVLDVLSFCETKVTPLVEGYGGWAFRMEIVSIESAYPGFGELVVLESTDHINSCKPINRSDPSYTRTLEFLQKLIERYR; encoded by the exons ATGTCACCCTCAGCGGTCGAAGAAG GTAGGAGCATGCTTGTGGCTGCCATTATGGATATTGTTACTTCCAGCTGTGATAGTTCAGACAAGGTATCATTTCAGCCATCCCTACCAGGGCATGCTGAAACTGGAGATATTGCTGCTGCCATTCAAGTTCTTGAGGAAGGTGGCATTCACTTGGATGAATCAAATGCCAATCAAGATGATGAAGATGGTGGGAACGGAATAAAAGGGattggaatgaaaatttttggagGAACTACAGTATTGGGGCTTTCAAGAACAAGTGAGCTTATGGAATTAGGGATTGGTGAAACCAATCATGTACAATCAGCTAGGCATGCACCTAAAGCTTTCTTCCTACAAAATAAGCACAATGGTTCACTAATGCAAGCTAATAATTTGTCTTCTGCTGTTGTTCCTGGTCTTTGGGATGATTTGCATTGTGAACATGTTTCTGTACCTTTTGCTGCATGGGCATTAGCAAATTGGGCAACGGCATCAGAGGTGAATAGGTCTCATATTCAAGAACTGGATCAAGATGGCCATGCTGTCATGACTGCTTTAGTGGCACCAGAGAGATCTGTGAAATGGCATGGGAGTTTGGTGGCACGGTTGCTACTAGAGGACCGTAATCTGCCCTTAAATGATTCTGTTTCTGATTGGAGTTCTAGTCTTCTTTCTACTATTTCGCAGGCAAGTAAAAATGAGGACATTTCTTTGGCTCTGGTGGCATTGTCTGCCTTTCAGGTTTCTGTTGAGAGAAGCCCTGAGGCCAAAAAGATAGTGATGGAGAAGGGCCTACATCTAATGAGGGACACTGCTAAACGGTTGACAAAGCATAAGCATGTGCAAGATGCACTAGCAAAAGCACTAGAATTAATTTGTACTGGGAACATGCACTTATCCCTTGAAGAGAGTCAAAAGTGGTCTGGTATATTGCTTCCTTGgatttttgggaaaaattccTCAGACACCGTACGATCTTCGGCCAAAAAGATACTTTCTCACATTCTTGAAGATTATGGACCATCTTCTGTACCAATTTCTCAAGGATGGTTGGCTATTCTGCTAATTGAAATCCTGGGTTCTGCCAAGACATCAGCTAAAGGAAACACTCAACCTAAAAATGACAAAGTGAAG ACTAAAATTGATCAGTCAAACATTCTTTCTGCTTCACAAATTGCTAATCAATTAGCAGTTGCTGTTGTTAATCTGGCAGTGAAGCAGCTGGGAACAGCCACTGGTTCTGTGGATACATTCCCTCTGGCAGATCTTCTTTCTCTGGAACCTTTTGTGGGACCACTTAAAAATCTAAAGAAAGATAGCCTGGCTAAGTTTGATGCTGCAGATTCTGCATCGGCAACCCTGAAGGGGATCAAAGCACTGACTGAAATTTGTGCTGAAGAGCCTCAATTTCAGGAAAAAATAACCGATTTTGGGGTTTTGTGTCTGTTGAGACGTTTTCTGTTATGTGATGATTATGAGAAACTTGCTGCAATTGAAGCGTATGATGCATCCAGAACACTCGAGGCTCAGGATCGAGTTCCAAATGGTCATGGGGAATCACCTATTTCTGATACTAATGATTCATCTAGTGTTCGTGTTCCAGCTACAGCCCACATTCGCAAGCATGCAGCTCGGCTGTTAGCTATCCTTTCACTTCTTCCAAAAGCCCAGAAGGTTATTATGGCGGATGAAACTTGGTGTAAATGGCTTGAGGATTGTGCTAATGGGAAGAGTCCAGGTTGCAGCGACCCTAAGATACAAAGTTATGCTAGGGCAACACTTCTAAATATATTTTGCAATCACCAAATTGATAAAGACCATGTAAATAAGAATCTTCCTGATACTGGTGTTTCAAACAGAGATAACAATTGTCCTCGATATAAAGATATGGTATTTTTAATCAATCCCGAACTTCCCCACTGGAAGTGTCCTGAACAAGTAGATCAGGACAATGTTCGAAGGGATAAATCTTCGACTCTGGCTACTACTGTAGCCAGTGAGGGTACGCCTGTAAACACACCCCGAAATGATGGTAGTTTTTCTAGTTCTGTTGATTATGCTGGCTCACAATCAGAACTGCCTCTTTTGGATGTTGTTTTTGTCCATGGGATCCGTGGTGGGGCTTATAGGTCTTGGCGCATAGCTGAGGACAAGACCTCAACTACGTCTGGCTTGGTAGAAAAGATTGATGAGGAAGCAGGGAAGCTAGGAACATTTTGGCCAGGTGAATGGCTTTCATCTGACATTCCTCAAGTTCGCATGTTTACTCTCAAATACAAG ACAAATCTCACACAATGGTCTGGAGCTAGCTTGCCCCTTCAG GAAGTAAGCTCCATGCTATTGGAGAAGCTTGTTGCTGCAGGCATTGGGAATCGACCGGTGGTGTTTGTGACTCACAG CATGGGAGGCTTGGTTGTAAAGCAGATGCTACATAAAGCTAAGGCAGAAAATATAGATAACCTTGTGAACAACACTGCTGGAGTT GTGTTCTATAGCTGCCCACATTTTGGCAGCAAACTAGCAGACATGCCTTGGCGAATGGGCCTGGTTTTTCGCCCTGCCCCAACT ATAGGGGAGCTAAGGAGTGGGTCGCCGAGACTAGTAGAGCTTAACGACTATATCCGAGACCTTCATAAGAAAGGGGTGCTTGATGTCCTCAGTTTCTGTGAG ACCAAGGTTACTCCCCTTGTTGAAGGTTACGGAGGATGGGCCTTCCGAATGGAAATAGTATCAATTGAATCAGCATATCCTGGATTTGGCGAACTTGTT GTACTAGAGTCAACAGATCATATTAATTCATGTAAACCAATTAACCGTTCAGATCCTTCGTATACTCGGACATTAGAATTTTTGCAGAAGCTGATAGAGCGTTATAGGTGA